The Euphorbia lathyris chromosome 8, ddEupLath1.1, whole genome shotgun sequence genome has a window encoding:
- the LOC136204021 gene encoding serine/threonine protein phosphatase 2A regulatory subunit B''beta-like isoform X2, whose translation MSATTNTERLELLENEEHILGVKFVGGDHRLKATEGKTWLADEKVLTQLEMLKLEIDGKLHRMECMAQEPVLFEDILCQIVDMIAPKREAFITLRDLKCFQYTF comes from the exons ATGTCTGCTACCACTAATACAGAGAGGCTCGAACTCCTCGAGAATGAAGAGCACATTCTGGGAGTCAAGTTTGTAGGCGGTGATCACAGGCTAAAG GCAACAGAGGGAAAAACATGGCTGGCTGATGAGAAAGTATTAACTCAATTGGAAATGCTCAAGTTAGAGATTGATGGAAAA CTGCACCGCATGGAATGCATGGCCCAGGAGCCTGTACTATTTGAGGATATCTTGTGTCAAATTGTAGATATGATTGCACCGAAG AGAGAAGCTTTTATCACACTGCGAGACTTGAAATGTTTTCAATATACTTTTTAA
- the LOC136204021 gene encoding probable serine/threonine protein phosphatase 2A regulatory subunit B''gamma isoform X1 — MSATTNTERLELLENEEHILGVKFVGGDHRLKATEGKTWLADEKVLTQLEMLKLEIDGKLHRMECMAQEPVLFEDILCQIVDMIAPKEREDPTLTDWDRFAHREYIRLSMEEDVENVSNGSADVWDETLEAPF, encoded by the exons ATGTCTGCTACCACTAATACAGAGAGGCTCGAACTCCTCGAGAATGAAGAGCACATTCTGGGAGTCAAGTTTGTAGGCGGTGATCACAGGCTAAAG GCAACAGAGGGAAAAACATGGCTGGCTGATGAGAAAGTATTAACTCAATTGGAAATGCTCAAGTTAGAGATTGATGGAAAA CTGCACCGCATGGAATGCATGGCCCAGGAGCCTGTACTATTTGAGGATATCTTGTGTCAAATTGTAGATATGATTGCACCGAAG GAGCGTGAGGATCCAACTTTGACAGATTGGGATCGGTTTGCGCATAGGGAGTATATCAGGCTATCAATGGAAGAAgatgttgaaaatgtctcaaatgGGAGCGCAGATGTTTGGGATGAAACACTTGAGGCTCCTTTTTAA